A genomic stretch from Schaalia odontolytica includes:
- a CDS encoding BMP family ABC transporter substrate-binding protein: MNKRTVAALAITATAASLALGACSTTPAATPADSAKVCAAISGVRGDAAADPVATALAGAAADASVPFEAASGEDAPASLVESGCTLIVGTDSTMAASVSEAARNTSKVRFALVGASFVDGKGAATSLKNGSIVDVEASQAAYLAGYAAAGMTTTGTLAVIGGARENVTSSQMSAFSQGVDAYNLANGTSISVLGWNPVTNDGTFVGSADDARTAGADAISKGADIIAPFAGEANEGVARAVTEAANPAVRLVWSGLTKADLKGLTRDEAQSADSVAMSGQSGAAVSVQVDTQSFADAFSYIQISDEVRSTIGAPVLTGIVVDYAAAMETLIAHANAGEKASVVPVSLASGDVILTGFGAYTPMLSSDLKLGLSDMAGQIETGGMVISTPFDV; encoded by the coding sequence GTGAACAAGCGGACCGTCGCCGCCCTCGCAATCACCGCGACCGCGGCCTCCTTGGCCCTTGGAGCTTGCTCGACTACGCCCGCCGCCACCCCCGCCGACTCCGCAAAGGTCTGCGCAGCCATCTCCGGCGTCCGCGGTGACGCCGCCGCGGATCCCGTCGCGACCGCGCTCGCGGGTGCCGCCGCCGACGCGTCGGTGCCCTTTGAGGCGGCCAGCGGCGAGGACGCACCGGCCTCGCTCGTGGAATCCGGATGCACGCTGATCGTGGGGACGGACTCGACTATGGCCGCCTCCGTGTCCGAGGCCGCTCGCAACACCTCGAAGGTTCGTTTCGCCCTCGTGGGTGCCTCCTTCGTGGACGGCAAGGGTGCCGCGACCTCCCTGAAGAACGGTTCCATCGTCGACGTGGAGGCCTCGCAGGCCGCCTACCTGGCCGGCTACGCCGCTGCGGGTATGACGACCACGGGCACGCTCGCCGTCATCGGCGGGGCGCGTGAGAACGTCACCAGCTCGCAGATGTCCGCGTTCTCGCAGGGGGTGGACGCATACAACCTGGCAAATGGCACGTCGATCAGCGTGCTGGGATGGAACCCTGTGACGAACGACGGTACGTTCGTGGGCAGCGCCGACGATGCGCGCACGGCTGGCGCCGACGCGATCTCGAAGGGAGCAGATATCATCGCCCCCTTCGCGGGTGAGGCGAACGAGGGCGTGGCACGCGCCGTCACCGAGGCCGCAAACCCGGCCGTGCGCCTCGTCTGGTCGGGCCTGACGAAGGCCGACCTGAAGGGGTTGACCCGTGACGAGGCGCAGTCTGCGGACAGCGTTGCGATGTCCGGCCAGTCCGGAGCGGCGGTGTCGGTGCAGGTGGACACGCAGTCCTTCGCGGACGCTTTCAGCTACATCCAGATCTCCGACGAGGTCCGTTCCACCATCGGCGCTCCCGTGCTGACCGGCATCGTCGTGGACTACGCGGCCGCGATGGAGACGCTCATCGCCCACGCTAACGCTGGCGAAAAGGCCTCAGTCGTGCCGGTGTCGCTGGCCTCGGGCGACGTGATCCTCACCGGCTTCGGTGCCTACACGCCGATGCTCTCCTCCGACCTGAAGCTGGGCCTGTCCGACATGGCCGGCCAGATCGAAACCGGTGGCATGGTCATCTCCACGCCCTTTGACGTGTGA
- a CDS encoding DUF3117 domain-containing protein — MAAMKPRTGDGPLEVSAEGRGIVMRIPTEGGGRLVIEMSPDEAAELAGALGAAI; from the coding sequence ATGGCAGCAATGAAGCCCCGCACGGGGGATGGACCCCTGGAGGTCAGTGCTGAAGGTCGTGGCATCGTCATGCGGATCCCCACGGAAGGGGGCGGGCGTCTCGTCATCGAGATGAGTCCGGACGAAGCTGCGGAACTCGCCGGAGCGCTCGGCGCGGCCATCTGA
- the dapE gene encoding succinyl-diaminopimelate desuccinylase, with translation MQLTDVMDAVELTRQMIDIPSVSGDEGPLADAVEAVLRDAGFGSLPALEILRDGDAVCARTRLGLSQRVVLAGHLDTVPIADNVPGRYEDRDGVAVLWGRGAVDMLGGCAAALALAREAGEAIRGGDEAALSVDVTWIFYDHEEVASHLNGLGRVHRNHPEWLAGDLALLGEPTAAHVEGGCNGTLRVIAHFPGRAAHSARAWMGDNAIHAMAPVIERIAAHGNPVVTVDGLEFRESLSVVRVEGGIANNVIPEAASMSVNYRFAPSMRADEALDKVRELFEGTAARIDVDDLCEGARPGADSPLAERFLAVARSVARAQGRELQLSAKVGWTDVARFSEAGVPAMNFGPGDPLLAHTRDEHTPVSDIVRVHDTLRAFVLASVGDAADIHQEA, from the coding sequence ATGCAGCTGACGGACGTGATGGATGCGGTGGAGCTGACGCGCCAGATGATCGACATTCCCTCGGTGTCGGGGGATGAAGGGCCCTTGGCCGATGCGGTTGAGGCCGTCCTGCGCGACGCTGGATTCGGATCGCTTCCTGCCCTGGAGATCCTGCGCGACGGGGACGCCGTGTGCGCGCGGACCCGGCTCGGTCTGTCGCAGCGCGTCGTTCTCGCCGGGCACCTCGACACCGTGCCCATCGCGGACAACGTTCCCGGTCGATACGAGGATCGCGACGGGGTTGCGGTCCTGTGGGGGCGCGGCGCGGTCGACATGCTCGGCGGGTGCGCCGCGGCCCTCGCGCTTGCCCGCGAGGCCGGGGAGGCCATCCGAGGAGGCGACGAGGCCGCGCTGAGCGTCGACGTCACCTGGATCTTCTACGACCACGAGGAAGTCGCCTCCCACCTCAATGGCCTGGGACGCGTCCATCGCAACCACCCCGAGTGGCTGGCGGGAGATCTGGCGCTGCTGGGCGAACCCACTGCCGCTCACGTGGAAGGCGGCTGTAACGGCACGCTGCGTGTCATCGCGCACTTCCCGGGGCGCGCCGCGCACTCGGCACGCGCCTGGATGGGCGACAATGCGATCCATGCGATGGCTCCCGTCATCGAGCGCATCGCCGCCCACGGCAACCCCGTCGTCACGGTCGATGGGTTGGAATTCCGCGAATCCCTGTCGGTCGTGCGCGTCGAGGGCGGCATCGCCAACAACGTGATTCCCGAAGCCGCCTCGATGAGCGTCAACTATCGTTTCGCCCCCTCGATGCGCGCCGATGAGGCCTTGGACAAGGTGCGTGAGCTGTTCGAGGGGACGGCGGCCAGGATCGATGTCGACGACCTGTGCGAAGGGGCGCGGCCCGGTGCCGACTCGCCCCTGGCTGAGCGCTTCCTGGCCGTCGCCCGCTCCGTGGCCCGGGCGCAGGGACGTGAGCTTCAGCTCAGCGCTAAGGTCGGGTGGACCGACGTCGCGCGCTTCAGTGAGGCCGGCGTGCCCGCCATGAATTTCGGCCCCGGCGACCCCCTGCTGGCGCATACGCGCGACGAGCACACGCCGGTATCGGATATTGTCAGAGTGCACGACACGCTGCGCGCGTTCGTGCTCGCATCGGTCGGCGACGCAGCCGACATTCATCAGGAGGCGTGA
- a CDS encoding phosphomannomutase yields the protein MTRCASPLLFAGIASFLSTRTGGRFRLIIGYEAPQNQDLARDGAAIIEACGGHALLMPRALPAPLTAFSVRMVMADGAVYVRASGEALVYLGGRAIDRSREGSLAPDAELALIDEAVANCGDEASVPRAEEGWECVGEGMIGAYVDRCASHIASLEVSGARPVSVSVDEASGLLATLLARLGVPIAEEDAGLSLVVSTDGRTLSASLPDEQVQSVLADAIATSPAAPTGAGLYCVDPAFVLDADALCAGAALAVLGA from the coding sequence ATGACACGCTGTGCTAGCCCGTTGCTGTTTGCGGGTATCGCTTCTTTCTTGTCCACGCGTACCGGCGGGCGTTTCCGCCTGATAATCGGCTACGAAGCCCCTCAGAACCAGGACCTGGCCCGCGATGGTGCGGCAATCATCGAAGCCTGTGGCGGGCACGCTCTGCTCATGCCGCGAGCACTCCCCGCTCCCCTGACGGCGTTCTCCGTACGCATGGTGATGGCCGATGGTGCCGTCTACGTGAGGGCCTCAGGCGAGGCGCTCGTCTACCTGGGTGGGCGCGCGATTGATCGCTCGCGCGAGGGGTCGCTGGCCCCCGACGCCGAGCTCGCCCTCATCGACGAGGCGGTGGCCAACTGCGGCGACGAGGCTTCCGTGCCCCGCGCCGAGGAGGGCTGGGAGTGCGTCGGCGAGGGCATGATCGGCGCATACGTGGATCGCTGCGCCTCTCACATCGCGTCTCTGGAGGTTTCGGGCGCGCGCCCGGTCTCCGTCTCAGTCGACGAGGCGTCGGGGCTGCTGGCGACGCTCCTGGCGCGCCTGGGCGTGCCGATCGCCGAGGAGGACGCCGGGCTCTCTCTGGTCGTTTCCACGGACGGGCGCACGCTGAGCGCATCGCTACCCGACGAGCAGGTGCAATCCGTGCTCGCCGACGCGATCGCGACCTCCCCCGCAGCCCCCACGGGCGCCGGCTTGTACTGCGTAGACCCGGCGTTCGTGCTCGACGCGGATGCCCTGTGCGCGGGCGCGGCGTTGGCTGTGCTGGGAGCCTGA
- a CDS encoding LOG family protein yields MTKSTNTYRRGSVVLRGDQIPRLTADASLLQPDQSADWKHEDPWRVLRIQSEFVEGFEALSEVGPAISVFGSARTRPDDPLYECAQRIGQLLVSRGYAVVTGGGPGMMEAANRGAWEAGGTSVGLGIELPHEQGMNQWVNLGVNFRYFFARKTMFVKYSQGFIVMPGGFGTMDELFESATLVQTGKIRSFPLILVGTDYWSGLVDWIRSSMVEDGMISPDDVELLHVVDDPEEAVRLATGTR; encoded by the coding sequence TTGACCAAGTCGACGAACACCTACCGTCGTGGATCCGTCGTTCTGCGCGGGGACCAGATCCCGCGCCTGACGGCTGACGCGTCCCTGCTGCAGCCCGACCAAAGCGCTGACTGGAAGCACGAGGACCCGTGGCGTGTCCTGCGTATCCAGTCCGAGTTCGTCGAGGGATTCGAGGCCCTCTCGGAGGTCGGCCCCGCCATCTCCGTTTTCGGGTCCGCTCGTACGCGCCCCGATGATCCCCTCTATGAGTGCGCTCAGCGCATTGGTCAGCTTCTTGTGAGCCGCGGTTACGCGGTGGTGACGGGCGGTGGTCCGGGCATGATGGAGGCGGCAAACCGCGGTGCGTGGGAGGCCGGTGGTACGTCCGTGGGCCTGGGCATCGAGCTTCCTCACGAACAGGGCATGAATCAGTGGGTGAACCTTGGCGTGAACTTCCGCTACTTCTTCGCCCGCAAGACGATGTTCGTCAAGTATTCCCAGGGTTTCATCGTGATGCCCGGCGGGTTCGGCACGATGGATGAGCTCTTCGAGTCGGCGACTCTCGTGCAAACGGGGAAGATTCGTTCCTTCCCCCTGATTCTTGTGGGAACTGACTACTGGTCGGGTCTTGTCGATTGGATTCGCTCCTCGATGGTCGAGGACGGAATGATTTCTCCCGACGATGTGGAGCTGCTTCATGTCGTTGATGACCCGGAGGAAGCTGTTCGTCTCGCGACGGGTACCCGCTAG